A stretch of Saccharothrix texasensis DNA encodes these proteins:
- a CDS encoding SDR family oxidoreductase has protein sequence MTTINGATALVTGGNRGIGKALVEALYARGARKVYATARDPRAVTHPDAVPVALEVTDPDSVAAAAALADDVTIVINNAGGLVKASFLDSPLEDVRREFETNFYGPLHVARAFVPVIERNGGGHLLNVASVLSWAAISGSYSASKAALWSQTNSLRLDLLPRGIRVTGLHVGYVDTDMTAGLDAPKSAPRDVAEAALDGIETDAFEVLADELTRQVKASLAQDVAVQYPALVGAGR, from the coding sequence ATGACCACGATCAACGGGGCGACCGCACTGGTCACCGGCGGCAACCGGGGCATCGGCAAGGCCCTGGTCGAGGCCCTGTACGCGCGGGGCGCCCGGAAGGTCTACGCCACCGCCCGCGACCCGCGCGCCGTCACGCACCCGGACGCCGTCCCGGTCGCGCTGGAGGTCACCGACCCCGACTCGGTCGCCGCCGCCGCGGCCCTGGCCGACGACGTGACCATCGTGATCAACAACGCGGGCGGGCTGGTGAAGGCGTCCTTCCTGGACTCGCCGCTGGAGGACGTCCGCCGCGAGTTCGAGACCAACTTCTACGGCCCGCTGCACGTGGCCCGCGCGTTCGTGCCGGTCATCGAGCGCAACGGCGGCGGCCACCTGCTCAACGTCGCCTCGGTGCTGTCCTGGGCGGCGATCAGCGGCTCGTACAGCGCGTCGAAGGCCGCCCTGTGGTCGCAGACCAACTCCCTGCGCCTGGACCTGCTCCCGCGCGGCATCCGGGTCACCGGGCTGCACGTCGGCTACGTCGACACCGACATGACCGCCGGCCTCGACGCGCCCAAGAGCGCTCCCCGCGATGTCGCCGAGGCGGCGCTGGACGGCATCGAGACCGACGCCTTCGAGGTGCTGGCCGACGAGCTGACCCGCCAGGTGAAGGCCTCCCTGGCGCAGGACGTGGCCGTGCAGTACCCGGCGCTCGTCGGCGCGGGGAGGTAG
- a CDS encoding glycoside hydrolase family 3 N-terminal domain-containing protein, producing the protein MLNPWADPGRPTGERVAALLAELTLEEKLAQLVGVWVGISEGEEVAPAQHEFAEPLPPWDELTKPGLGQLTRVFGTGPIDPLVAAKVLAETQRKLVANTRFGIPAMAHEECLSGFTAWQATVFPTPLAWGASFDPETVERMAREVGLVMRDVGVHQGLAPVLDVSRDPRWGRTEETIGEDPYLVGLLGAAYTKGLESSGIVATLKHFAGYSASRGGRNHAPVHMGPREFADVVLPPFEMALRLGGARSVMNSYAEVDGVPAASDPTLLHDLLREQWGFTGVVVADYFAVSFLETAHGVAGSPGEAASLALAAGIDVELPSVRCFGEPLAELVRSGQVDEALVDRAVVRVLTQKCELGLLDEGWQPESPAVLRGEPVDLDPPALRDLARTMAERSVVLLDNASDVLPLADTGKVAVVGPCADDLLALMGCYAFPNHVGVQHPDVPLGVDMDTMVQAVLKEFPGAEVSTAKGCEVDGLDRSGIEDAVAVAREADVVLAVLGDRAGLFGRGTSGEGCDAEDLNLPGVQGELLDRLLELDVPVVLVLLTGRPYALGRYTGPGADAAGTRPAAIVQAFFPGEEGAGAVAGVLSGRVNPSGRLPVQVPRGSGGQPTTYLHPPLGGPGGVSSVDPSPAFPFGHGLSYTTFELSDFTGGAEFPADGEVEVSCLVRNTGDRSGAEVVQLYLHDPVASVTRPVRQLVGFARVELDAGAATEVTFRLHADRTSFTGRDGKRVVETGQVVLQVGRSSEDIRWEHPVQVTGEPRVVGHDRVLVTPVTTTSR; encoded by the coding sequence GTGCTGAACCCCTGGGCCGATCCCGGAAGGCCGACCGGTGAGCGGGTCGCCGCCCTGCTGGCCGAGCTGACCCTGGAGGAGAAGCTGGCCCAGCTGGTGGGCGTGTGGGTGGGCATCTCCGAGGGTGAGGAGGTCGCCCCCGCGCAGCACGAGTTCGCCGAGCCGCTGCCGCCGTGGGACGAGCTGACCAAGCCCGGCCTCGGGCAGCTGACCCGCGTGTTCGGCACCGGGCCGATCGACCCGCTGGTGGCCGCGAAGGTGCTGGCCGAGACCCAGCGCAAGCTGGTCGCGAACACCCGGTTCGGCATCCCGGCCATGGCTCACGAGGAGTGCCTGTCCGGTTTCACCGCGTGGCAGGCCACCGTTTTCCCGACCCCGCTCGCGTGGGGCGCGTCCTTCGACCCGGAGACGGTCGAGCGGATGGCACGCGAGGTGGGCCTCGTGATGCGCGACGTCGGCGTCCACCAGGGATTGGCGCCGGTGCTCGACGTGTCGCGCGACCCGCGCTGGGGACGCACCGAGGAGACCATCGGCGAGGACCCGTACCTCGTCGGTCTCCTCGGTGCCGCCTACACCAAGGGCCTGGAGTCCAGCGGGATCGTGGCCACGCTCAAGCACTTCGCGGGCTACTCCGCCTCGCGCGGCGGGCGCAACCACGCGCCCGTCCACATGGGCCCGCGCGAGTTCGCCGACGTGGTGCTGCCGCCGTTCGAGATGGCCCTGCGCCTGGGTGGCGCCCGCTCGGTGATGAACTCCTACGCCGAGGTCGACGGCGTGCCCGCGGCCTCCGACCCGACCCTGCTCCACGACCTGCTGCGGGAGCAGTGGGGCTTCACCGGCGTGGTCGTCGCGGACTACTTCGCGGTGTCCTTCCTGGAGACCGCGCACGGCGTCGCCGGCTCGCCCGGTGAAGCCGCCTCGCTGGCCCTGGCCGCCGGCATCGACGTCGAGCTGCCCAGCGTGCGCTGCTTCGGCGAACCGCTGGCCGAGCTGGTGCGGTCCGGGCAGGTCGACGAGGCGCTGGTGGACCGCGCGGTGGTCCGCGTGCTCACCCAGAAGTGCGAGCTCGGCCTGCTCGACGAGGGCTGGCAGCCGGAGTCGCCCGCGGTGCTGCGCGGCGAGCCGGTCGACCTCGACCCGCCCGCGCTGCGCGACCTGGCCCGCACGATGGCCGAGCGCTCCGTGGTGCTGCTGGACAACGCCTCGGACGTGCTGCCGCTGGCCGACACCGGCAAGGTCGCCGTGGTCGGCCCGTGCGCGGACGACCTGCTGGCGCTGATGGGCTGCTACGCGTTCCCGAACCACGTGGGCGTGCAGCACCCGGACGTGCCGCTCGGCGTCGACATGGACACGATGGTCCAGGCCGTGCTGAAGGAGTTCCCGGGCGCCGAGGTGTCCACCGCCAAGGGCTGCGAGGTCGACGGCCTCGACCGGTCGGGCATCGAGGACGCCGTCGCCGTGGCGCGCGAGGCCGACGTGGTGCTCGCCGTGCTGGGCGACCGGGCCGGGCTGTTCGGCCGCGGCACCTCCGGCGAGGGCTGCGACGCCGAGGACCTGAACCTGCCCGGCGTGCAGGGCGAGCTGCTGGACCGGCTGCTGGAGCTGGACGTGCCGGTCGTGCTGGTGCTGCTCACCGGCCGCCCGTACGCGCTGGGGCGCTACACCGGGCCCGGCGCCGACGCGGCCGGCACCCGGCCCGCCGCGATCGTCCAGGCCTTCTTCCCCGGCGAGGAGGGCGCGGGCGCGGTCGCCGGCGTGCTCAGCGGGCGGGTCAACCCGTCCGGCAGGCTGCCCGTGCAGGTGCCGCGCGGCTCCGGCGGCCAGCCGACCACCTACCTGCACCCGCCGCTCGGCGGTCCGGGCGGGGTCAGCTCGGTCGACCCGTCGCCCGCCTTCCCGTTCGGGCACGGCCTGTCGTACACGACGTTCGAGCTGTCCGACTTCACCGGCGGCGCGGAGTTCCCGGCCGACGGCGAGGTCGAGGTGTCGTGCCTGGTGCGCAACACCGGTGACCGGTCCGGCGCCGAGGTCGTCCAGCTCTACCTGCACGACCCGGTCGCGAGCGTGACCCGCCCGGTGCGCCAGCTCGTCGGGTTCGCCCGGGTCGAGCTGGACGCGGGCGCCGCCACCGAGGTGACGTTCCGGCTGCACGCCGACCGCACCTCGTTCACCGGCCGCGACGGCAAGCGGGTCGTCGAGACCGGCCAGGTCGTGCTGCAGGTCGGCCGATCGAGCGAGGACATCCGCTGGGAGCACCCGGTCCAGGTGACCGGCGAGCCGCGCGTGGTCGGGCACGACCGCGTGCTCGTGACCCCGGTGACCACCACGTCACGATGA
- a CDS encoding LacI family DNA-binding transcriptional regulator, translated as MAGGKRPTISDIAKAAGVSTGAVSYALNNRPGVSEPTRRRIMDIADRLGWVPSSAARSLSDGRANAIGLVVDRPARVIGVEPYFMQLISGIQGALAGGPTSLLLQVTDNSAAELAAYRRWWGERRVDGVLLVDLVQNDPRVELVRELRLPAVVLGEPVVPDLPCVWTDDELAVEEVLEYLVALGHRRIVRVAGPTKFVHTQTRSRAFTAAAARLGLPDARVVHADYSDEAAARVTRRVLTSGTAPTALVFDNDVMAVSALGVAHELGLTVPDQLSLVAWDDSALCRLVRPALSAVRRPIAERGAAAVRLLLDVINGAPAEQVKTSDPELVPRSSTAHPPLP; from the coding sequence GTGGCAGGTGGCAAGCGTCCGACCATCTCGGACATCGCCAAGGCCGCGGGCGTGTCCACCGGCGCGGTGTCCTACGCGCTCAACAACCGGCCCGGTGTCTCGGAGCCGACGCGCCGCCGGATCATGGACATCGCCGACCGCCTCGGCTGGGTGCCCAGCAGCGCGGCGCGGTCGTTGAGCGACGGTCGGGCGAACGCGATCGGGCTGGTGGTCGACCGGCCCGCGCGGGTGATCGGCGTCGAGCCGTACTTCATGCAGCTGATCTCCGGCATCCAGGGCGCGCTGGCCGGCGGGCCGACGTCCCTGCTGCTGCAGGTGACGGACAACTCCGCCGCCGAGCTGGCGGCGTACCGGCGGTGGTGGGGCGAGCGGCGGGTGGACGGCGTGCTGCTGGTCGACCTGGTCCAGAACGACCCCCGGGTCGAGCTGGTGCGGGAGCTGCGGCTGCCCGCGGTCGTGCTCGGCGAGCCCGTCGTGCCGGACCTGCCGTGCGTGTGGACCGACGACGAGCTGGCCGTGGAAGAGGTGCTGGAGTACCTGGTCGCGCTCGGGCACCGCCGCATCGTCCGGGTCGCCGGGCCCACCAAGTTCGTGCACACCCAGACCCGTTCCCGCGCGTTCACCGCGGCCGCCGCGCGCCTCGGCCTGCCCGACGCCCGCGTGGTGCACGCCGACTACTCCGACGAGGCCGCCGCCCGCGTGACCCGGCGCGTGCTGACGAGCGGGACCGCGCCCACCGCCCTGGTGTTCGACAACGACGTGATGGCCGTGTCCGCGCTGGGCGTCGCCCACGAGCTGGGCCTGACCGTCCCCGACCAGCTGTCCCTCGTCGCGTGGGACGACTCCGCGCTGTGCCGCCTGGTCCGGCCGGCGCTGTCCGCGGTGCGCCGGCCGATCGCCGAGCGCGGCGCCGCCGCCGTGCGCCTGCTGCTGGACGTGATCAACGGCGCCCCGGCGGAGCAGGTGAAGACCTCCGACCCCGAGCTGGTCCCCCGCTCCAGCACCGCCCACCCCCCACTCCCGTAA
- a CDS encoding cellulase family glycosylhydrolase: MRKRFALVGAAVATLVLSLLTVAPAHAAAGFTVANGRLLDANGNDFVMRGVNHAHTWYADRTTQALKDIKATGANTVRVVLSSGDRWTLNTASDVANVISQCKANKLICVLEVHDTTGYQEQSGAVTLARAVEYWKSVQSALAGQEKYVILNIGNEPWGNTGYTGWTQATKDAITSLRAAGFQHTIMVDAPNWGQDWAFTMRDNAASVFAADPQRNTVFSIHMYGVFDTAAEIDDYLNRFVTAKLPIVVGEFGNDHSDGNPDEDTIFATTQSLKLGYLAWSWSGNGGGVEYLDMVTGFNAAQLTTWGQRAINGANGIKATSREASVYGGGGDPTDTTPPSTPGTPSASGVTSTGATLSWTASTDNVGVSGYDVVRVNGTTETAAASTATTTATVSGLTASTTYTFAVYARDAAGNRSTRSSTVNVTTQAGGGGPASCAVTYKLAGQWQGGFQGDVKIANTGTAAVNGWTLRWTWANGQTVSQSWGATTTQSGATLSATNVSYTGSIPVNGSVSFGFIGSWNGANSAPTAFTLNGAACTTA, encoded by the coding sequence ATGCGCAAGAGATTCGCCTTGGTGGGCGCGGCCGTCGCCACCTTGGTCCTGTCACTGCTGACGGTGGCACCGGCACACGCCGCGGCCGGCTTCACCGTCGCCAACGGCCGTCTCCTCGACGCCAACGGCAACGACTTCGTGATGCGTGGCGTGAACCACGCGCACACCTGGTACGCCGACCGCACGACCCAGGCGCTCAAGGACATCAAGGCCACCGGCGCCAACACGGTCCGCGTGGTGCTGAGCTCCGGCGACCGGTGGACCCTCAACACCGCCTCCGACGTCGCGAACGTCATCAGCCAGTGCAAGGCCAACAAGCTCATCTGCGTGCTGGAGGTGCACGACACCACCGGCTACCAGGAGCAGAGCGGCGCCGTGACGCTGGCCCGCGCCGTGGAGTACTGGAAGAGCGTGCAGAGCGCCCTGGCCGGCCAGGAGAAGTACGTCATCCTGAACATCGGCAACGAGCCGTGGGGCAACACCGGCTACACCGGCTGGACCCAGGCCACCAAGGACGCCATCACGTCCCTGCGCGCCGCGGGCTTCCAGCACACGATCATGGTGGACGCGCCGAACTGGGGCCAGGACTGGGCCTTCACGATGCGCGACAACGCCGCCTCGGTGTTCGCCGCCGACCCGCAGCGCAACACGGTGTTCTCCATCCACATGTACGGCGTGTTCGACACGGCCGCGGAGATCGACGACTACCTGAACCGGTTCGTCACGGCGAAGCTGCCGATCGTGGTCGGCGAGTTCGGCAACGACCACTCCGACGGCAACCCGGACGAGGACACGATCTTCGCCACCACGCAGTCGCTCAAGCTGGGCTACCTGGCGTGGTCCTGGTCGGGCAACGGCGGCGGCGTCGAGTACCTCGACATGGTCACCGGCTTCAACGCCGCCCAGCTCACGACCTGGGGTCAGCGCGCGATCAACGGCGCCAACGGCATCAAGGCCACCTCGCGCGAGGCCAGCGTCTACGGCGGTGGCGGCGACCCGACGGACACCACCCCGCCCTCCACGCCGGGCACCCCGTCCGCGTCGGGCGTCACGTCCACCGGCGCCACGCTGTCCTGGACCGCGTCCACCGACAACGTCGGTGTCAGCGGCTACGACGTGGTCCGCGTCAACGGCACCACGGAGACCGCGGCGGCCAGCACCGCGACCACCACGGCGACCGTCTCCGGCTTGACCGCGAGCACCACCTACACGTTCGCCGTGTACGCGCGGGACGCGGCGGGCAACCGCTCCACCCGTTCGAGCACGGTCAACGTCACCACTCAGGCCGGTGGCGGCGGCCCCGCGTCGTGCGCGGTCACCTACAAGCTCGCGGGCCAGTGGCAGGGCGGCTTCCAGGGCGACGTGAAGATCGCCAACACCGGCACGGCCGCGGTGAACGGCTGGACGCTGCGCTGGACGTGGGCCAACGGCCAGACGGTCAGCCAGTCCTGGGGCGCCACCACGACCCAGTCCGGCGCCACGCTGAGCGCGACCAACGTGTCCTACACCGGCTCCATCCCGGTGAACGGCTCGGTCAGCTTCGGCTTCATCGGGTCGTGGAACGGCGCCAACTCGGCGCCCACCGCGTTCACGCTCAACGGCGCCGCCTGCACGACGGCCTAG
- a CDS encoding acetylxylan esterase, which produces MPWFDLSERELALYRTDTAEPDNLDLWWKARLDEAHAASLPPVLTPYAADAYGPLSVWDVEFSGYGGDRVRGWYIRPAGSGVESLPTVVCYIGYGGGRGLPSEHALLPSVGYAVFVMDTRGQGGRWTLGATPDSGLAGPEHPGVMTRGIASPETYYVTRLMVDAARAVEVAASLDGVDETRIAVSGGSQGGGLALAAAALNGEAVKVCHADVPFLCDFQRAITLTDAEPYAEIAKFLAHHVDLIPAARDTLRYVDGALLAKRITATSLLSVGLMDEVCPPSTVYAAYNEITAPKEMAVFPFSGHTTPRVHDERKLRHLRAHL; this is translated from the coding sequence GTGCCCTGGTTCGACCTCTCCGAGCGGGAGTTGGCGCTCTACCGGACCGACACCGCCGAACCGGACAACCTCGACCTGTGGTGGAAGGCCCGGTTGGACGAGGCGCACGCCGCCTCCCTGCCGCCGGTCCTCACCCCGTACGCGGCCGACGCCTACGGTCCGCTCTCCGTCTGGGACGTGGAGTTCTCCGGGTACGGCGGCGACCGGGTGCGCGGCTGGTACATCCGCCCCGCAGGCTCCGGCGTCGAGTCGCTGCCGACCGTGGTCTGCTACATCGGTTACGGCGGCGGGCGCGGGCTGCCGTCGGAGCACGCGCTGCTGCCGTCCGTCGGCTACGCGGTGTTCGTGATGGACACGCGGGGCCAGGGCGGGCGGTGGACGCTCGGCGCCACCCCGGACTCCGGCCTGGCGGGCCCGGAGCACCCCGGCGTGATGACGCGCGGCATCGCCAGCCCCGAGACCTACTACGTCACGCGCCTGATGGTGGACGCGGCCCGCGCCGTGGAGGTGGCCGCTTCCCTGGACGGGGTGGACGAGACGCGGATCGCGGTGTCCGGCGGCAGCCAGGGCGGCGGGCTGGCGCTGGCCGCCGCCGCGCTCAACGGCGAGGCGGTGAAGGTGTGCCACGCGGACGTGCCGTTCCTGTGCGACTTCCAGCGGGCCATCACCCTGACCGACGCCGAGCCGTACGCGGAGATCGCGAAGTTCCTGGCGCACCACGTCGACCTGATCCCGGCCGCCCGCGACACGCTGCGGTACGTGGACGGCGCGCTGCTGGCCAAGCGGATCACCGCGACGTCGCTGCTGAGCGTCGGCCTGATGGACGAGGTGTGCCCGCCGTCCACGGTGTACGCGGCCTACAACGAGATCACCGCGCCGAAGGAGATGGCGGTGTTCCCGTTCAGCGGCCACACCACGCCGCGGGTGCACGACGAGCGCAAGCTGCGCCACCTGCGCGCGCACCTGTGA
- a CDS encoding cellulose binding domain-containing protein, whose amino-acid sequence MSRRAAVAALLAALATLVGLLVAAPGQAVEAAAPTRIMALGDSITGSPGCWRALMDRDLRAAGHTNIDFVGTLPGDGCGFAYDSQNEGHGGALVTAVADQNQLVGWLAATNPNVVLMHFGTNDVWSNRSTATILAAYGKLVDQMRANNASMKVIVAKIIPMAASACAECPQRVVDLNAAIPGWAAGKSTAQSPVTVVDQWAGFATASDTYDGVHPNASGDRKIADKWIPAVVSALNGTTPTSTTTSTTTTTTTTTTTTTTSVPGGACDVEIKVVNQWQGGFQADIAIRNGGGTASRGWKVGFSFRAGMSLAQGWNGSFTQSGTSVTVANTSWNGAIPPAGTVKVGFTGNGDATGWTPTPTCALS is encoded by the coding sequence ATGTCGAGAAGAGCCGCTGTCGCGGCGTTGTTGGCGGCGTTGGCCACGCTCGTGGGCCTTCTGGTGGCCGCGCCCGGTCAGGCGGTCGAGGCCGCCGCGCCGACGCGGATCATGGCCCTGGGCGACTCGATCACCGGGTCGCCGGGCTGCTGGCGGGCCCTGATGGACCGGGACCTGCGCGCGGCCGGGCACACGAACATCGACTTCGTGGGCACGTTGCCCGGTGACGGCTGCGGGTTCGCCTACGACAGCCAGAACGAGGGGCACGGCGGCGCGCTGGTGACCGCGGTGGCCGACCAGAACCAGCTCGTCGGGTGGCTGGCCGCCACCAACCCGAACGTGGTGCTCATGCACTTCGGGACCAACGACGTGTGGAGCAACCGGTCGACCGCGACCATCCTGGCCGCCTACGGCAAGCTGGTCGACCAGATGCGCGCCAACAACGCGAGCATGAAGGTGATCGTCGCCAAGATCATCCCGATGGCGGCGAGCGCGTGCGCGGAGTGCCCCCAGCGGGTGGTGGACCTGAACGCGGCGATCCCGGGCTGGGCGGCGGGCAAGTCCACCGCGCAGTCGCCGGTCACCGTGGTCGACCAGTGGGCCGGGTTCGCCACCGCCAGTGACACCTACGACGGCGTTCACCCGAACGCGTCCGGTGATCGCAAGATCGCGGACAAGTGGATCCCGGCCGTGGTGTCCGCGCTCAACGGCACCACGCCCACGTCCACCACAACATCCACTACTACAACGACGACGACCACGACGACGACCACCACGACTTCCGTCCCCGGAGGCGCGTGCGACGTCGAGATCAAGGTCGTCAACCAGTGGCAGGGCGGTTTCCAGGCGGACATCGCCATCCGCAACGGCGGCGGCACGGCGAGCCGCGGCTGGAAGGTCGGGTTCTCGTTCCGCGCCGGGATGTCCCTCGCCCAGGGCTGGAACGGCTCCTTCACCCAGAGCGGCACGTCGGTGACGGTGGCCAACACCTCCTGGAACGGCGCCATCCCGCCGGCCGGGACGGTCAAGGTCGGGTTCACCGGCAACGGTGACGCGACCGGGTGGACGCCGACGCCCACCTGCGCGCTGTCCTGA
- a CDS encoding LacI family DNA-binding transcriptional regulator, protein MRRATLATIAAAAGVSLPTVSKVLNGKDDVGAETRARVRQLLAEYDYVPVGSRRASGHLLVDLVFTALDSPWAVEIIRGVVDTGLHVVVSSTDKPRQHTSWAASLVEARRAGALLVTSQLTAADRRVLANSRIPVVVIDPVDLPQPNVPSVGATNWAGGLAATEHLLRLGHRRVGVIGGPAGMLCSRARVDGYRAALDRAGIAFNPELVKHGDFKHEGGFRRAAELLALPDRPTAIFAGNDEQALGVIEAARVVGLSVPHDLSVVGFDDLPVAVWSSPALTTVRQPLTEMGRHAGRMLADLIAGRPVETERVELATELVVRSSTKEPPC, encoded by the coding sequence ATGCGTCGAGCCACGTTGGCCACGATTGCTGCAGCAGCGGGGGTGTCTCTCCCGACGGTGTCCAAAGTCCTCAACGGGAAGGACGACGTCGGCGCAGAGACCCGGGCCCGCGTGCGGCAGCTCCTGGCCGAGTATGACTACGTGCCGGTCGGGTCCCGCAGGGCCTCCGGTCACCTGCTGGTGGACCTCGTGTTCACCGCCCTGGACAGCCCCTGGGCGGTGGAGATCATCCGTGGCGTCGTCGACACCGGGCTGCACGTCGTGGTGTCGTCCACCGACAAACCCCGTCAGCACACGTCGTGGGCGGCGTCGCTGGTCGAGGCCAGGCGCGCGGGAGCGCTCCTGGTCACCTCCCAGCTGACCGCCGCCGACCGCCGGGTGCTGGCCAACTCCCGCATCCCCGTCGTGGTCATCGACCCGGTCGACCTGCCGCAGCCGAACGTGCCCAGCGTCGGCGCCACCAACTGGGCGGGCGGCCTGGCCGCCACCGAGCACCTCCTGCGCCTCGGCCACCGCCGGGTCGGCGTCATCGGCGGACCGGCCGGTATGCTGTGCAGCCGCGCGCGGGTCGACGGCTACCGCGCCGCGCTGGACCGCGCGGGCATCGCGTTCAACCCCGAGCTGGTCAAGCACGGGGACTTCAAGCACGAGGGCGGGTTCCGCCGCGCGGCCGAGCTGCTGGCGCTGCCGGACCGGCCGACGGCGATCTTCGCCGGCAACGACGAGCAGGCTTTAGGCGTGATCGAGGCGGCCCGCGTCGTCGGGCTGTCCGTGCCGCACGACCTGAGCGTGGTCGGCTTCGACGACCTGCCGGTCGCGGTGTGGTCCTCGCCCGCCCTCACCACCGTGCGCCAGCCACTCACCGAGATGGGCCGCCACGCGGGCCGCATGCTCGCCGACCTGATCGCGGGTCGCCCCGTGGAGACCGAACGGGTGGAACTGGCCACCGAACTCGTCGTCCGATCGTCAACGAAGGAGCCGCCGTGCTGA
- a CDS encoding TetR/AcrR family transcriptional regulator — protein sequence MTTTPRDRLLDAAGELFYREGVGVGVDALCKAAGVSKRSMYLLFDSKDELIAASLDRRAPGYDAALLPPDGGTPRERILHVFRAQDGLTGQPTYRGCPMVATATELKDATHPANAVARRHKQAMTDFFAAEARAAGAPDPDTLAAQLTVVFDGAAARAVVRAEPLAGLGVTTATALLDAAGIG from the coding sequence GTGACCACCACCCCACGAGACCGGTTGCTGGACGCGGCGGGCGAGCTGTTCTACCGGGAAGGCGTCGGCGTCGGCGTCGACGCGCTGTGCAAGGCGGCCGGCGTCTCCAAGCGGTCGATGTACCTGCTGTTCGACAGCAAGGACGAGCTGATCGCGGCCAGCCTCGACCGGCGCGCGCCCGGCTACGACGCCGCGCTGCTGCCCCCGGACGGCGGCACGCCGCGCGAGCGGATCCTGCACGTGTTCCGCGCGCAGGACGGGCTGACCGGGCAACCGACCTACCGGGGCTGTCCGATGGTCGCCACGGCGACCGAGCTCAAGGACGCCACGCACCCCGCCAACGCCGTGGCCCGCCGGCACAAGCAGGCCATGACGGACTTCTTCGCCGCCGAGGCGCGGGCGGCGGGCGCGCCGGACCCGGACACGCTGGCCGCGCAGCTCACGGTGGTGTTCGACGGCGCGGCGGCCCGCGCCGTCGTGCGGGCCGAGCCGCTGGCCGGTCTCGGCGTCACCACCGCGACGGCGCTGCTCGACGCGGCCGGGATCGGCTGA
- a CDS encoding DUF1992 domain-containing protein — translation MTERKPAGVGFETWIERQIREAQDRGEFEDLPGAGKPLPGLHEPHDELWWVKEKLRREEGTALPPTLLLRKEAAAAREAAGRARTEAEVRSILADVNARIVEAIRKPMSGPPLNLMPYDVEHVVRQWRADRDGRADRG, via the coding sequence GTGACCGAGCGCAAACCGGCCGGTGTCGGCTTCGAGACGTGGATCGAGCGGCAGATCCGCGAGGCGCAGGACCGCGGCGAGTTCGAGGACCTGCCGGGCGCGGGCAAGCCGTTGCCGGGGCTGCACGAGCCGCACGACGAGCTGTGGTGGGTGAAGGAGAAGCTGCGCCGCGAGGAGGGCACCGCGCTGCCGCCGACCCTGCTGCTGCGCAAGGAGGCCGCCGCCGCGCGGGAGGCCGCCGGTCGGGCGCGCACCGAGGCCGAGGTGCGGTCGATCCTGGCCGACGTCAACGCCAGGATCGTCGAGGCGATCCGCAAGCCGATGTCGGGTCCGCCGCTGAACCTGATGCCGTACGACGTCGAGCACGTGGTGCGGCAGTGGCGCGCCGACCGGGACGGGCGCGCCGACCGGGGCTGA